A region of Salvelinus alpinus chromosome 24, SLU_Salpinus.1, whole genome shotgun sequence DNA encodes the following proteins:
- the gfm2 gene encoding ribosome-releasing factor 2, mitochondrial: MRLRAVLGISIGTFSVLVGGGKSILKNGPQTCRWRLQGRREYSFLPDDVKSPRAVVNPDISKIRNIGIMAHIDAGKTTTTERMLYYSGYTRALGDVDDGDTVTDFMVQERERGITIQSAAVTFDWKKHRINLIDTPGHVDFTLEVERALRVLDGAVAVFDASAGVEAQTLTVWRQAEKHHVPCICFLNKMDKPGASLHFSIESIKKKLKANPVLLQIPIGSGKSFTGLIDLITNQQMTWRVKSRAEDGRVFETKSLSQSDDPELLQDAMEARAALIEQVADLDDEFAELLLGGYGENFDAVPPAKLQEAVRRVTLARKGVPVLCGSSLRNKGVQPLMDAITAYLPAPNERHHDLVRWYQDDLCALAFKVVHDKQRGPLVFVRIYSGTMKPQSAVLNINRNNTERMSRLLLPFADQHVEIPSLTAGNIALCVGLKQTVTGDTIVSSKASAAAAVRRAQKEGEGKRGGEQASLVLAGVEVPEPVFFCSIEPPTMSKQADLENALTCLQREDPSLKVRVDSDSGQTILCGMGELHIEMLHDRIRREYGIETHLGPLQVAYRETILQSVATTDTLDRTVGERRHMVTVSVAVCPIMDSSSSSLTSCEITYDEEVEEQLSPDVRDAVENGVNSSYLQGPLLGYPVQGVSTMIQSVSMEPGTSLAMLSACVSRCMLKALRQAGGQVLEPVMSLEVTVGEEHLSSVLGDLAQRRGAIRDIQSRHDSKVLLATAPLAEMMGYSTALRTLTSGNATFSLQLDIYEAMNPQHQNALLNKMAGLA; encoded by the exons ATGCGACTTCGGGCTGTCCTGGGAATAAGCATTGGGACGTTCAGTGTCCTGGTCGGGGGG GGTAAAAGTATACTGAAGAATGGACCACAGACGTGCAGGTGGAGATTACAAGGAAGAAGAGAGTACAGCTTTTTGCCAG ATGATGTCAAATCCCCACGAGCTGTGGTCAATCCAGATATATCGAA AATCCGGAACATTGGCATCATGGCACACATAGATGCAGGGAAGACCACCACCACCGAGAGAATGCTGTATTACTCTGGATACACCAGGGCCTTGGGAG ATGTTGATGACGGGGACACTGTGACAGACTTCATGGTTCAGGAGAGGGAGCGGGGAATCACCATACAGTCTGCTGCAGTCACCTTCGACTGGAAAAAGCACAGGATCAACCTCATAGATACGCCAG GACATGTTGACTTTACTCTGGAGGTGGAGCGAGCCCTGCGTGTGTTGGATGGGGCGGTGGCTGTGTTTGATGCCTCTGCTGGCGTTGAG GCTCAGACTCTGACAGTGTGGCGGCAGGCTGAGAAACATCATGTACCCTGTATCTGTTTCCTGAACAAGATGGACAAGCCTGGGGCCAG TTTACACTTTTCCATTGAGAGCATAAAGAAGAAACTGAAAGCCAATCCTGTGCTCCTCCAG ATTCCAATTGGCAGCGGGAAGAGCTTCACAGGATTGATTGACTTGATTACCAACCAGCAAATGACGTGGCGGGTGAAATCCAGAGCAGAGGATGGCCGTGTCTTTGAGACCAAATCCCTCAGCCAATCAGATGACCCGGAACTTCTTCAGGACGCTATGGAGGCCAGAGCAGCTCTGATAGAACAG GTTGCTGATCTGGATGATGAGTTTGCGGAGCTGTTACTTGGAGGTTACGGTGAAAATTTTGATGCGGTACCTCCTgccaaa CTCCAGGAGGCAGTGCGGAGGGTGACTCTGGCACGTAAAGGAGTCCCTGTGCTTTGTGGGAGCTCTCTGAGGAACAAAGGTGTTCAGCCTCTCATGGACGCCATCACAGCCTACCTCCCTGCCCCCAACGAGAGGCACCACGACCTAGT GCGTTGGTACCAGGATGACCTGTGTGCCCTGGCCTTCAAAGTGGTGCATGACAAGCAGCGAGGTCCTCTGGTGTTTGTGAGGATCTACTCTGGGACCATGAAGCCCCAGTCTGCTGTCCTCAACATCAACAGGAACAACAC AGAGAGGATGAGTCGGCTGCTGCTGCCATTTGCTGACCAGCATGTGGAGATACCTTCTCTGACTGCAGGAAACATTGCACTCTGTGTGGGCCTCAAGCAG ACAGTGACAGGGGACACTATAGTGTCCTCCAAGGCCTCGGCAGCGGCCGCGGTCCGGCGGGCCcagaaggagggggaggggaagaggggtggAGAGCAGGCCAGTCTGGTGCTGGCTGGAGTGGAGGTCCCCGAGCCTGTCTTCTTCTGCTCCATAGAACCCCCCACTATGTCTAAACAGGCAG ATCTGGAGAATGCCCTGACCTGCCTCCAGAGAGAAGACCCTAGCCTGAAGGTCAGGGTAGATTCAGACTCTGGACAG ACCATTCTGTGCGGAATGGGAGAGCTGCACATTGAGATGCTCCATGATCGGATCAGGAGAGAGTACGGCATCGAGACCCACCTGGGACCTCTACAGGTGGCCTACAGGGAGACCATCCTCCAATCAGTGGCCACCACAG aCACGCTGGACCGTACAgttggggagaggagacacatggTGACTGTGAGCGTGGCGGTCTGCCCCATCAtggactcctcctcctcctcgctcaCTTCCTGTGAAATCACCTACGATGAGGAAGTGGAGGAGCAGCTGTCCCCTGACGTCAGGGACGCCGTGGAGAACGGAGTAAACAGCTCTTATCTCCAAG GTCCGTTGCTTGGTTACCCGGTCCAGGGCGTGTCCACTATGATCCAGAGTGTGAGCATGGAGCCGGGGACGTCTCTAGCTATGTTGTCTGCCTGCGTGTCCCGCTGTATGCTCAAG GCTCTAAGGCAGGCGGGGGGGCAGGTGCTGGAGCCTGTGATGTCACTGGAGGTGACGGTGGGGGAGGAGCACCTGAGCTCTGTGCTGGGTGACCTGGCTCAGAGACGAGGGGCCATCCGGGACATCCAGAGTCGCCATGACAGCAAGGTGCTGCTGGCAACCGCGCCCCTGGCTGAGATGATG GGCTACTCCACCGCCCTGCGAACTCTGACCTCTGGCAACGCCACCTTCTCCCTCCAGCTGGACATCTATGAGGCCATGAACCCCCAACACCAGAATGCCCTGCTCAACAAGATGGCTGGCCTTGCCTGA
- the LOC139552044 gene encoding ribosome biogenesis protein NSA2 homolog — MPQNEHIELHRKRHGQRLDHQERKRKKESREAHERSHKARKMIGLKAKLYHKQRHSEKIQMKKTLKMHEQRKTKQKNDDKTPEGAVPAYLLDREGQSRAKILSNMIKQKRKEKAGKWEVPLPKVRAQGETEVLKVIRTGKRQKKAWKRMVTKVCFVGDNFTRKPPKYERFIRPMGLRFKKAHVTHPELKATFCLPILGVKKNPSSPLYTTLGVITKGTVVEVNVSELGLVTQGGKVIWGKYAQVTNNPENDGCINAVLLV, encoded by the exons ATG CCCCAGAACGAGCACATTGAGTTACATCGCAAGCGCCATGGCCAACGCCTGGACCaccaggagaggaagaggaagaaggagagccGTGAGGCCCACGAGCGCTCACACAAAGCCAGGAAGATGATTGGTCTGAAGGCCAAACTCTACCACAAACAGAGGCACTCTGAGAAGATCCAGATGAAAAAGAC CCTCAAGATGCACGAGCAGAGGAAGACCAAGCAGAAGAACGATGACAAGACTCCCGAGGGAGCAGTACCAGCCTACCTGCTCGACAGAGAGGGACAGTCCCGCGCCAAGATCCTCTCCAACATGATCAAACAGAAGAGGAAGGAGAAGGCT GGTAAATGGGAGGTGCCCCTGCCCAAGGTTCGAGCCCAAGGGGAGACGGAGGTGCTCAAAGTCATCCGTACGGGCAAGAGGCAGAAGAAGGCCTGGAAGAGGATGGTCACCAAAGTGTGCTTCGTAGGCGACAACTTCACCCGCAAGCCTCCCAAATATGAACGCTTCATCAGACCCATG ggTCTACGGTTCAAGAAGGCCCATGTGACCCACCCGGAGCTGAAGGCCACGTTCTGTCTGCCTATTCTGGGGGTGAAGAAGAATCCCTCGTCACCCCTTTACACCACTCTGGGGGTCATCACCAAGGGAACCGTGGTAGAGGTCAACGTCAGCGAGCTGGGCCTGGTCACGCAGGGGGGAAAGGTCATCTGGG GTAAATACGCCCAGGTGACGAATAACCCAGAGAACGATGGCTGCATCAATGCTGTACTGCTGGTGTAA